In Kitasatospora gansuensis, a genomic segment contains:
- a CDS encoding transglycosylase family protein, with protein sequence MSRTANAVTALSRPLAVAAVAGLMLAAQSPAQAASVATWDKVAQCESGGVWNINTNNTYYGGLQISLHNWQYYGGTSYAARPDLATKQQQILIAEKILADQGAGAWSCAPGTGLATDHADPYPTAVTRVGVYHPQTQAFYLGNNAGGTVASAVFGNPGWKPLTGNWDGVNGASIGAYDAATGTFYLSNDNASAAVSVKFGNPNWVPIAGDWNGDGKDSIGAFDPSTSKFYLTNDNSTLATSFVYGSPGDLPVTGDWNGDNKDEVGVYHPDNQTFYQGDLSGGTYKVSKFGNPGWLPITGDWDANGTSTVGAYDPATSKFYLSNDNVNAATSFVYGSPGDAPITGAW encoded by the coding sequence ATGTCCCGTACCGCCAATGCCGTCACCGCCCTGTCCCGTCCGCTCGCCGTCGCCGCGGTGGCGGGTCTGATGCTGGCGGCCCAGTCCCCGGCGCAGGCCGCCTCGGTCGCGACCTGGGACAAGGTGGCCCAGTGCGAGAGCGGTGGCGTCTGGAACATCAACACCAACAACACCTACTACGGCGGCTTGCAGATCAGTCTGCACAACTGGCAGTACTACGGGGGCACCAGCTACGCCGCCCGCCCCGACCTGGCGACCAAGCAGCAGCAGATCCTGATAGCCGAGAAGATCCTCGCCGACCAGGGCGCGGGTGCCTGGAGCTGCGCCCCGGGCACCGGACTGGCGACCGATCATGCCGACCCGTACCCCACCGCGGTGACCCGCGTCGGTGTGTACCACCCGCAGACGCAGGCGTTCTACCTGGGCAACAACGCCGGTGGGACGGTCGCTTCGGCGGTGTTCGGGAACCCGGGCTGGAAGCCGTTGACCGGTAACTGGGACGGTGTCAACGGGGCGAGCATCGGTGCGTACGACGCGGCGACGGGGACGTTCTACCTGTCGAACGACAATGCGTCGGCAGCCGTTTCGGTGAAGTTCGGCAACCCCAACTGGGTGCCCATTGCCGGGGACTGGAACGGTGACGGCAAGGACAGCATCGGTGCCTTCGACCCATCGACGTCCAAGTTCTACCTGACCAACGACAACAGCACGCTCGCCACCAGCTTCGTCTACGGCAGCCCGGGCGATCTCCCGGTCACCGGCGACTGGAACGGGGACAACAAGGACGAGGTCGGCGTCTACCACCCGGACAACCAGACCTTCTACCAGGGCGACCTCTCCGGCGGCACCTACAAGGTCTCGAAGTTCGGCAACCCGGGCTGGCTGCCGATCACCGGTGACTGGGACGCCAACGGCACCTCCACCGTGGGTGCTTACGACCCCGCCACGTCGAAGTTCTACCTGTCCAACGACAACGTCAACGCCGCGACCAGCTTCGTGTACGGCAGCCCGGGCGACGCCCCGATCACCGGCGCCTGGTGA
- the macS gene encoding MacS family sensor histidine kinase → MADHRPGYGGTLAAGGMSVELPLWRAISFFRVMALAYAILRYFGSFHDFLHPVSGWIFFGALTLWTLASSRSFAGPQRCTWYVLATDLAFAVTGIVMSGLIDTAARIHAGAPTLPTIWAAGSVLGFAGKGGWRWAAFAGAVVGVANIAGHGGITPDNLHNIVLLMLAGCAIGYVIELARASEAALTRALQVEAATRERERLSRDIHDGVLQVLALVQRREGDLGELGRLAGEQERALRTLMTGGQPATAAPDGEQDLLPLLGRYTDDRITLSAPATPVRLPGQAATELSAAVGAAVDNVRRHAGGSARAWILVEDEPEAVTVSIRDDGPGYPAGRLAEAERAGRLGVSQSIRGRLLDLGGTAELYSAPGEGVEIELRVPRAHLAG, encoded by the coding sequence ATGGCCGATCACCGGCCGGGGTACGGCGGCACACTGGCCGCCGGCGGCATGTCGGTCGAGCTGCCGCTCTGGCGGGCCATCTCCTTCTTCCGGGTGATGGCCCTGGCGTACGCGATCCTCCGGTACTTCGGCTCGTTCCACGACTTCCTGCACCCGGTCTCCGGCTGGATCTTCTTCGGCGCGCTGACCCTCTGGACGCTGGCCAGTTCCCGGTCCTTCGCCGGTCCGCAGCGCTGCACCTGGTACGTGCTGGCCACCGACCTGGCCTTCGCGGTGACCGGCATCGTGATGAGCGGCCTGATCGACACCGCCGCCCGGATCCACGCCGGCGCCCCCACCCTGCCGACCATCTGGGCGGCGGGCAGCGTCCTCGGCTTCGCCGGCAAGGGCGGCTGGCGCTGGGCGGCCTTCGCCGGGGCGGTGGTCGGGGTGGCCAACATCGCCGGGCACGGCGGGATCACCCCGGACAACCTGCACAACATCGTGCTGCTGATGCTCGCGGGCTGCGCCATCGGCTACGTGATCGAACTGGCCCGGGCCAGCGAGGCCGCACTCACCCGGGCGCTCCAGGTCGAGGCCGCCACCCGGGAGCGCGAGCGGCTCTCCCGGGACATCCACGACGGGGTGCTCCAGGTGCTCGCGCTGGTCCAGCGCCGGGAGGGCGACCTCGGCGAGCTGGGCCGGCTGGCGGGCGAACAGGAACGCGCCCTGCGCACCCTGATGACGGGCGGTCAGCCGGCCACCGCCGCCCCGGACGGTGAACAGGATCTGCTCCCCCTCCTCGGCCGCTACACCGACGACCGGATCACCCTCTCCGCCCCGGCCACCCCCGTCCGGCTGCCGGGCCAGGCGGCCACCGAACTCTCCGCCGCCGTCGGCGCCGCCGTGGACAACGTCCGCCGCCACGCGGGCGGTTCGGCCCGGGCCTGGATCCTGGTCGAGGACGAACCGGAGGCGGTCACCGTGAGCATCCGGGACGACGGCCCCGGCTACCCGGCCGGACGGCTGGCCGAGGCGGAGCGGGCCGGCCGGCTCGGCGTCTCGCAGTCCATCCGGGGCCGGCTGCTGGACCTGGGCGGCACCGCCGAGCTCTACTCCGCCCCGGGCGAGGGCGTCGAGATCGAACTCCGGGTACCCCGCGCCCACCTGGCCGGATAG
- a CDS encoding response regulator: MDGQVRIMVVDDHPMWREAVSRDLAEAGFDVVATAGDGEEAVRRARASTPQVIVLDLNLPTLPGVEVCRQAVAQDPTVRVLVLSASGEHADVLEAVKSGATGYLLKSAHRDELIDAVRRTALGEAVFTPGLAGLVLGEFRRLATGPSAPSAPQLTTRETEVLRLVAKGLSYRQIADRLVLSHRTVQNHVQNTLGKLQLHNRVELVRYAIEQGLDDTL; encoded by the coding sequence ATGGACGGTCAGGTACGGATCATGGTGGTCGACGACCACCCGATGTGGCGCGAGGCGGTCTCCCGGGACCTGGCCGAGGCCGGCTTCGACGTGGTCGCCACCGCCGGGGACGGCGAGGAGGCGGTCCGCCGGGCCCGGGCCAGCACCCCCCAGGTGATCGTGCTCGACCTCAACCTGCCCACCCTGCCCGGCGTGGAGGTCTGCCGCCAGGCCGTCGCCCAGGACCCGACCGTCCGGGTCCTGGTGCTCTCCGCCAGCGGCGAGCACGCCGACGTCCTGGAGGCGGTGAAGTCCGGCGCCACCGGCTACCTGCTCAAATCCGCGCACCGGGACGAACTGATCGACGCCGTCCGCCGCACCGCCCTCGGCGAAGCGGTCTTCACCCCCGGCCTGGCCGGCCTGGTGCTCGGCGAGTTCCGCCGTCTGGCCACCGGCCCGTCCGCCCCCTCGGCCCCCCAGCTCACCACCCGGGAGACCGAGGTCCTGCGCCTGGTCGCCAAGGGACTGTCGTACCGTCAGATCGCCGACCGCCTGGTGCTCTCCCACCGCACGGTCCAGAACCACGTACAGAACACCCTCGGCAAACTCCAGCTCCACAACCGCGTCGAACTGGTCCGCTACGCGATCGAACAGGGCCTGGACGACACGCTCTGA
- the thiS gene encoding sulfur carrier protein ThiS, whose translation MNDMTELTLTVNGAPRQVPPSTTLAELVATLSTAPTGVAAALNEAVVPRSAWGTTALDAGDRVEILTAVQGG comes from the coding sequence ATGAACGACATGACCGAGCTGACGCTGACCGTCAACGGCGCCCCCCGCCAGGTGCCGCCGAGCACCACCCTGGCCGAGCTGGTCGCCACCCTGAGCACCGCCCCGACCGGGGTGGCCGCCGCGCTGAACGAGGCCGTCGTGCCGCGCTCCGCCTGGGGGACCACCGCACTCGACGCGGGCGACCGGGTCGAGATCCTCACCGCAGTCCAGGGAGGCTGA
- a CDS encoding endonuclease/exonuclease/phosphatase family protein, whose protein sequence is MQLPASGTEPDGAQVVRLLSYNVRSLRDDREALVRVIRACRPDLICVQESPRYWRPEGQAAWLARRTGTVILSGGGRVAAGPLLLGRLAVDVLAVRDRLLPKTRGLHARGFATAKVRIGHSAPFVVTSCHLSLDQDERLRQFALLPGQAEQGELAVVAGDFNEHPDGPGWQHLAAAYQDGHVVAPWGGTNTSVPSNPYQRIDAVFASPGVTVLACGVPHELPDVDPADLLTATDHLPLLAVLRLPPG, encoded by the coding sequence ATGCAGCTCCCCGCGTCCGGAACCGAGCCCGACGGGGCGCAGGTGGTCCGGCTGCTCAGTTACAACGTCCGTTCGCTGCGGGACGACCGCGAGGCGCTGGTCCGGGTGATCCGGGCCTGCCGTCCCGACCTGATCTGCGTTCAGGAGTCGCCCCGGTACTGGCGGCCCGAGGGCCAGGCCGCCTGGCTGGCCCGGCGGACCGGCACGGTGATCCTGTCCGGCGGCGGCCGGGTCGCCGCCGGACCGCTGCTGCTCGGGCGGCTGGCGGTGGACGTCCTGGCGGTGCGGGACCGGCTGCTGCCGAAGACCCGGGGCCTGCACGCCCGCGGCTTCGCCACCGCGAAGGTCCGGATCGGGCACTCGGCACCGTTCGTGGTGACGAGCTGTCACCTGAGCCTGGACCAGGACGAGCGGCTGCGGCAGTTCGCGCTGCTCCCCGGCCAGGCCGAGCAGGGCGAACTCGCCGTGGTCGCGGGCGACTTCAACGAGCACCCGGACGGCCCCGGCTGGCAGCACCTCGCGGCGGCCTACCAGGACGGCCACGTGGTGGCCCCCTGGGGCGGCACCAACACCTCGGTACCGTCCAACCCGTACCAGCGGATCGACGCCGTCTTCGCCTCCCCCGGGGTCACCGTGCTGGCCTGCGGCGTCCCGCACGAACTCCCGGACGTCGACCCGGCCGACCTGCTGACGGCGACCGACCACCTGCCGCTGCTCGCGGTGCTCAGGCTGCCACCCGGCTAG
- a CDS encoding low temperature requirement protein A: MSEAAAASDAADEDEHRAGWFELFFDLVFVVTVSVLAHGLHGDPTAKDFLTFLVLFFPAWWAWANLMVTVNVFGSGSGRIRTVLLAAMPALGLMAAASPEGLGDRAWAYALGAAWIRLLFFGIWFARAREPGSSLPYWRPVLYCLVPALLWAVSAAVPNPWRFVLWGVAVAMEVVLLVVQSGMTVGFYDRMTVEHLVERIGLFVVIVLGESVFTTVSALAEHFTGPSAAAALFGFLVAAELALIFFTWGTGNAARGLTRAKSGHATRAIRDTVMYLPFVLVSGITVIAAALGTAVAEPDHHLPPGARWALCGGVLAFYTANAAISLRYGDHLGTVLRWYVPCLVLTPGLLLPATLSLPAWGAVGCAAGLVLLLAKLSKLSRGRDHDRTPIA; encoded by the coding sequence ATGAGCGAAGCAGCCGCAGCCTCGGACGCAGCGGACGAGGACGAACACCGGGCCGGCTGGTTCGAGCTCTTCTTCGACCTGGTCTTCGTGGTGACGGTCAGTGTGCTGGCGCACGGCCTGCACGGCGATCCGACGGCGAAGGACTTCCTGACCTTCCTGGTGCTGTTCTTCCCCGCCTGGTGGGCCTGGGCCAACCTGATGGTGACCGTGAACGTCTTCGGCTCCGGCAGCGGCCGGATCCGGACCGTCCTGCTGGCCGCGATGCCCGCCCTCGGCCTGATGGCGGCGGCCTCGCCCGAGGGCCTGGGCGACCGGGCCTGGGCGTACGCGCTCGGCGCCGCCTGGATCCGGCTGCTGTTCTTCGGGATCTGGTTCGCCCGGGCCCGGGAGCCGGGCAGCTCGCTGCCGTACTGGCGGCCGGTGCTCTACTGCCTGGTGCCCGCGCTGCTCTGGGCGGTGTCGGCGGCGGTGCCCAACCCCTGGCGGTTCGTGCTCTGGGGCGTGGCGGTGGCCATGGAGGTCGTCCTGCTGGTGGTGCAGAGCGGGATGACCGTGGGCTTCTACGACCGGATGACGGTCGAGCACCTGGTCGAGCGGATCGGCCTGTTCGTGGTCATCGTGCTCGGCGAGAGCGTCTTCACCACGGTGTCCGCGCTCGCCGAGCACTTCACCGGGCCCTCGGCGGCGGCCGCTCTGTTCGGTTTCCTGGTGGCCGCCGAGCTCGCCCTGATCTTCTTCACCTGGGGCACCGGCAACGCCGCCCGGGGCCTGACCCGGGCCAAGAGCGGCCACGCCACCCGGGCGATCCGGGACACCGTGATGTACCTGCCGTTCGTGCTGGTCTCCGGCATCACGGTGATCGCCGCCGCGCTCGGCACCGCCGTCGCCGAGCCGGACCACCACCTGCCCCCGGGCGCCCGCTGGGCGCTCTGCGGCGGGGTGCTGGCCTTCTACACCGCCAACGCCGCCATCTCACTGCGCTACGGCGACCACCTGGGCACCGTGCTGCGCTGGTACGTGCCCTGCCTGGTGCTGACGCCCGGGCTGTTGCTGCCCGCCACGCTGAGCCTGCCGGCCTGGGGCGCGGTGGGCTGTGCGGCGGGGCTGGTCCTGCTGCTGGCCAAGCTCTCCAAGCTCAGCCGAGGCCGGGACCACGACCGGACCCCCATCGCCTGA
- a CDS encoding lysophospholipid acyltransferase family protein translates to MFYRLMKMIVAPLLRIFFRPWIEGADNIPDDGPAIIASNHLSFSDSFFLPALMKRRVTFIAKAEYFNTPGLKGKLTAAFFKGVGQLPVDRSGVRGAGEAAIRSAVAVIERGELFGVYPEGTRSPDGKLYRGKVGGLARVALATGAPVIPVAMIDTEKVQPPGQVVPNFGVRPGIRIGRPLDFSRYHGMENDRFILRSVTDEVMYEIMRLSGQEYVDIYATAAKRQIAEDKKRTDAERKAEQKAIKAQQEAEKKAAEAEAAAQAEKDASTEQ, encoded by the coding sequence TTGTTCTACCGACTGATGAAGATGATCGTCGCACCGCTGCTGCGGATCTTCTTCCGGCCTTGGATCGAGGGTGCCGACAACATCCCCGACGACGGCCCCGCGATCATCGCGAGCAACCACCTGTCGTTCTCCGACTCGTTCTTCCTGCCTGCCCTGATGAAGCGTCGGGTGACCTTCATCGCCAAGGCGGAGTACTTCAACACCCCGGGCCTCAAGGGCAAGCTGACCGCCGCCTTCTTCAAGGGCGTCGGGCAGCTTCCGGTGGACCGTTCGGGCGTCCGGGGCGCCGGTGAGGCCGCGATCCGCAGCGCCGTCGCCGTGATCGAGCGGGGCGAGCTGTTCGGGGTCTACCCCGAGGGCACCCGCTCCCCCGACGGCAAGCTCTACCGGGGCAAGGTCGGCGGCCTGGCCCGGGTCGCGCTGGCCACCGGCGCGCCGGTGATCCCGGTCGCGATGATCGACACCGAGAAGGTCCAGCCGCCCGGCCAGGTGGTGCCGAACTTCGGCGTCCGCCCCGGCATCCGGATCGGCCGCCCGCTCGACTTCTCCCGCTACCACGGCATGGAGAACGACCGCTTCATCCTCCGTTCAGTGACGGACGAGGTGATGTACGAGATCATGCGGCTGTCCGGCCAGGAGTACGTCGACATCTACGCGACCGCCGCCAAGCGGCAGATCGCCGAGGACAAGAAGCGCACCGACGCCGAGCGCAAGGCCGAGCAGAAGGCGATCAAGGCGCAGCAGGAGGCCGAGAAGAAGGCCGCCGAGGCCGAGGCCGCCGCCCAGGCCGAGAAGGACGCCTCGACCGAGCAGTAG
- a CDS encoding thiazole synthase translates to MADDTLTIAGVTFHSRLIMGTGGAPSLEVLEQALRVSGTELTTVAMRRVDPGTQGSVLDVLTRNNIRVLPNTAGCYTAGEAVLTARLAREALGTDWVKLEVIADERTLLPDPIELLDAAETLVDDGFTVLPYTNDDPVLARKLEDVGCAAIMPLGSPIGSGLGIRNPHNFQLIVASAGVPVILDAGAGTASDVALAMELGCSAVMLASAVTRAQEPVLMADAMRRATEAGRLAFRAGRIPRRFHAEASSAMAGRADLDTRERPAF, encoded by the coding sequence ATGGCCGACGACACCCTCACCATCGCCGGGGTCACCTTCCACTCCCGGCTGATCATGGGCACCGGCGGTGCCCCCAGCCTGGAGGTCCTGGAGCAGGCGCTCCGGGTCTCCGGCACCGAGCTCACCACCGTCGCGATGCGCCGGGTCGACCCCGGCACCCAGGGCTCGGTGCTGGACGTGCTGACCCGCAACAACATCCGGGTGCTTCCCAACACGGCCGGCTGCTACACCGCCGGGGAGGCCGTGCTGACCGCCCGGCTGGCCCGCGAGGCACTCGGCACCGACTGGGTGAAGCTGGAGGTGATCGCCGACGAGCGGACCCTGCTGCCCGACCCGATCGAGCTGCTGGACGCCGCCGAGACCCTGGTCGACGACGGCTTCACGGTGCTCCCGTACACCAACGACGACCCGGTGCTGGCCCGCAAGCTGGAGGACGTCGGCTGCGCGGCGATCATGCCGCTCGGTTCGCCGATCGGCTCCGGCCTGGGCATCCGCAACCCGCACAACTTCCAGCTGATCGTGGCGAGCGCGGGCGTCCCGGTGATCCTGGACGCGGGCGCGGGCACCGCCTCCGACGTGGCGCTGGCGATGGAGCTGGGCTGTTCGGCGGTGATGCTGGCCTCCGCCGTGACCCGGGCCCAGGAGCCGGTCCTGATGGCCGACGCGATGCGCCGCGCCACCGAGGCCGGCCGACTCGCCTTCCGGGCCGGCCGCATCCCGCGCCGCTTCCACGCCGAGGCCTCCTCGGCGATGGCCGGCCGCGCCGACCTCGACACCCGCGAACGCCCCGCTTTCTGA
- a CDS encoding alpha/beta hydrolase, with the protein MPLLPGAEPFRHQGGRVGVLFVHGFTGSPQSLRPWADEFVAAGYSVSVPLLPGHGTRWQDMQLTRWEDWYAEAERAFKELAAECDQVFVCALSMGGALALRLTARQGAAVAGLVLVNPSVRSDNPASVLLPVLRHLVPSLPGVANDIAKPGSHELGYDRTPLHAAWSLARLWKTVQAELPDVRRPVLLLHSPQDHVVSPANSELVLARISSTDVTELLCERSYHVATLDHDAGLIVEASLDFVRRLTPAVHAEASAADASAEDHLG; encoded by the coding sequence ATGCCGTTGCTGCCCGGAGCCGAGCCGTTCCGCCACCAAGGGGGCCGGGTCGGCGTGCTGTTCGTGCACGGCTTCACCGGGTCGCCGCAGTCGCTCCGGCCCTGGGCCGACGAGTTCGTCGCGGCCGGGTACTCGGTCTCGGTGCCGCTGCTCCCGGGCCACGGCACCCGCTGGCAGGACATGCAGCTGACCCGCTGGGAGGACTGGTACGCCGAGGCCGAGCGAGCGTTCAAGGAGCTGGCCGCCGAGTGCGACCAGGTCTTCGTCTGCGCCCTCTCGATGGGTGGCGCGCTCGCCCTGCGGCTGACCGCCCGGCAGGGCGCGGCGGTGGCCGGACTGGTGCTCGTCAACCCGTCCGTGCGTTCCGACAACCCCGCAAGTGTGCTGTTGCCGGTGCTCCGGCACCTCGTCCCGAGCCTGCCCGGGGTGGCGAACGACATCGCCAAGCCCGGCTCGCACGAGCTCGGCTACGACCGGACGCCGCTGCATGCCGCCTGGTCACTGGCCCGACTGTGGAAGACGGTGCAGGCCGAGCTGCCCGATGTACGGCGGCCGGTCCTGCTGCTGCACAGCCCGCAGGACCATGTGGTGTCCCCGGCCAACTCCGAGTTGGTGCTGGCCCGGATATCCTCGACCGATGTGACCGAGCTGCTCTGCGAGCGCAGCTACCACGTGGCCACGCTGGACCACGACGCCGGACTGATCGTCGAGGCAAGCCTCGACTTCGTCCGGCGGCTGACCCCGGCCGTCCACGCGGAGGCGAGCGCCGCGGACGCGAGCGCCGAGGACCACCTGGGCTGA